One window of Rhizobium leguminosarum genomic DNA carries:
- the serA gene encoding phosphoglycerate dehydrogenase — protein MAPRVLVSDELSETAVQIFRDRGVEVDFEPQLGKDKDRLLEVIGKYDGLAIRSATKVTEKIIQGATNLKVVGRAGIGVDNVDIPAASRRGIIVMNTPFGNSITTAEHAIALMFAVARQLPAADTSTQAGKWEKSKFMGVEITGKTLGVIGAGNIGSIVCARAIGLKMHVVAYDPFLSKERAEEMGVTKVELEELFARADFITLHVPMTDKTRGILNKEALAKTKPGVRIINCARGGLVDEAALAEAIKSGHVAGAAFDVFEVEPAKESPLFGLPNVVCTPHLGASTTEAQENVALQVAEQMADYLVKGAVSNAINMPSITAEEAPILKPFIRLADVLGAFVGQVTEEPIKEIEILYDGVTANMNTRALTSAVLAGLIRPQVADVNMVSAPIMVKEKGVVLSEVKRDKTGVFDGYIKLTVTTESMTRSVAGTVFSDGKPRFIQIKGINLDADVGSHMIYITNTDVPGMIGFIGMTLGTAGVNIANFQLGRDKQGGDAIALLYVDGEVDDGVLGELTAHQAIRQAKLLTFNID, from the coding sequence ATGGCACCTCGCGTTCTCGTATCCGACGAATTGTCGGAAACCGCCGTCCAGATCTTCCGCGACCGCGGCGTCGAAGTCGATTTCGAACCGCAGCTCGGCAAAGACAAGGACCGTCTGCTCGAAGTCATCGGCAAGTATGATGGTCTGGCCATCCGCTCCGCCACCAAGGTGACGGAAAAGATCATCCAGGGGGCAACGAACCTCAAGGTCGTCGGCCGCGCCGGCATAGGCGTCGACAATGTTGATATCCCCGCCGCTTCGCGCCGCGGCATCATCGTCATGAACACGCCCTTCGGCAACTCGATCACGACGGCCGAACACGCGATCGCGCTGATGTTCGCCGTCGCTCGCCAGCTTCCTGCAGCCGATACCTCGACGCAGGCCGGCAAATGGGAGAAGTCGAAATTCATGGGTGTCGAGATCACCGGCAAGACGCTTGGCGTCATCGGCGCCGGCAATATCGGCTCGATCGTCTGCGCCCGTGCCATCGGTCTCAAGATGCATGTCGTCGCCTATGACCCGTTCCTCTCCAAGGAGCGCGCCGAGGAAATGGGCGTCACAAAGGTCGAACTGGAAGAGCTCTTCGCCCGAGCCGACTTCATCACGCTGCATGTACCGATGACCGACAAGACGCGCGGCATCCTCAACAAGGAAGCGCTGGCAAAGACCAAGCCGGGGGTGCGCATCATCAACTGCGCCCGTGGTGGTCTGGTCGACGAAGCAGCTCTTGCCGAAGCGATCAAGTCCGGCCATGTCGCCGGTGCCGCCTTCGACGTCTTCGAGGTCGAGCCCGCCAAGGAAAGCCCGCTCTTCGGCCTGCCGAATGTTGTCTGCACGCCGCATCTCGGCGCCTCGACGACCGAGGCGCAGGAAAACGTCGCCCTGCAGGTGGCCGAACAGATGGCGGATTACCTCGTCAAGGGTGCGGTCTCAAACGCCATAAACATGCCGTCGATCACCGCTGAGGAAGCGCCGATCCTGAAGCCCTTCATCCGCCTTGCCGATGTCCTCGGCGCCTTTGTCGGCCAGGTCACCGAGGAGCCGATCAAGGAAATCGAGATCCTCTACGACGGCGTCACCGCCAACATGAACACGCGGGCGCTGACGAGTGCGGTGCTTGCCGGTCTCATTCGCCCGCAGGTCGCCGACGTCAACATGGTTTCGGCGCCGATCATGGTCAAGGAAAAGGGCGTCGTACTGTCCGAGGTCAAGCGCGACAAGACAGGTGTGTTCGACGGTTATATCAAGCTGACGGTGACGACCGAAAGCATGACGCGCTCGGTCGCCGGCACGGTGTTTTCGGATGGCAAGCCGCGCTTCATCCAGATCAAGGGCATCAACCTCGATGCCGATGTCGGCTCGCATATGATCTACATCACCAATACCGACGTTCCCGGCATGATCGGCTTCATCGGCATGACGCTTGGTACTGCCGGCGTCAACATCGCCAACTTCCAGCTCGGCCGCGACAAGCAGGGCGGGGACGCCATCGCGTTGCTCTATGTCGATGGCGAGGTGGACGACGGCGTTCTCGGGGAGCTGACGGCCCACCAGGCCATCCGCCAGGCAAAGCTGCTCACCTTCAATATCGACTGA
- a CDS encoding putative bifunctional diguanylate cyclase/phosphodiesterase, translated as MGPLQKTEQIEALNDDFRSLFATHPSPMWVYDPISLLFLSVNEAAAELYGYGPDEYRHMTVLDIRPQHERERMIDAVNGRTDMEKAERWVHLKASGETFDVLTYGREVRFEGRAAILAIVQDRTEVNAARRQVSDTRSLLDSIVDNLPVGVFVKDMEADGLYLLFNEACGEIVGMRAQEVVGRTDRALFPARQTDAFREQDRRAFEADKTISFEETMLRADGAPRLLRTVKRVLPTQEGRAPRYLLGISQDVTEERAIEAKLAHLAMHDSLTGLPNRAAFSNHISQRAVEATADSPIALLYIDVDHFKLINDSKGHAAGDALLCQVSERLLRLAEKCDLVARLGGDEFAIVLELGEPERAGRFAERLLQTLAGAFDLDGAREHVTCSVGIALAPAHAGDADVLMRHADLALYAAKESGRSTYRFYETEMRLAAEGRHVMTAELWEALEKRQFQLHYQPIVQLDNDDIAGFEALIRWRHPKRGLVAPMEFIPLAEETGLIVPIGDWVIREACRAAAGWPAHLRIAVNLSVSQFRHASLLSTVVAALNETGLDADRLEIEITESVFLADADQSLPLLRALKELGVRIAIDDFGTGYSSLSYLRSFPFDKIKLDRSFVSGIETDAGNLAIVRAVVGIGSGFNATTLAEGIETEEQLQKLRAEGFSEVQGYLLGRPMPQHEAEVLIHGRALKAVSSRS; from the coding sequence ATGGGCCCCTTGCAGAAGACCGAGCAGATCGAAGCACTGAACGACGATTTCCGATCATTGTTTGCAACGCATCCATCGCCGATGTGGGTTTATGATCCGATATCGCTGCTTTTTCTCAGCGTCAACGAGGCGGCGGCAGAACTTTACGGCTATGGCCCAGACGAGTACCGGCACATGACGGTGCTCGATATCCGCCCCCAGCATGAGCGGGAGCGGATGATCGACGCCGTCAACGGCCGTACCGACATGGAAAAGGCAGAGCGTTGGGTTCATCTCAAGGCGAGCGGCGAGACCTTTGACGTGCTGACCTATGGCCGCGAAGTGCGTTTCGAGGGCCGAGCCGCGATCTTGGCGATCGTGCAGGACCGCACCGAGGTCAACGCCGCCAGACGTCAGGTCAGCGATACGCGCTCGCTTCTCGACAGCATTGTCGACAACTTGCCGGTCGGCGTCTTTGTCAAGGACATGGAAGCGGACGGGCTTTACCTTCTCTTCAACGAGGCGTGTGGTGAAATCGTCGGCATGAGGGCGCAGGAGGTGGTCGGCCGAACCGACCGGGCGCTGTTTCCCGCCCGCCAGACGGATGCCTTCCGCGAGCAGGACCGCCGGGCCTTCGAAGCCGATAAGACGATCAGCTTCGAGGAGACGATGCTGCGCGCCGATGGCGCGCCACGCCTCTTGCGCACCGTCAAGCGCGTCTTGCCGACGCAGGAGGGCCGTGCACCGCGCTATCTGCTCGGCATCTCGCAGGACGTGACGGAGGAGCGCGCCATCGAGGCAAAGCTTGCTCATCTTGCCATGCATGATTCCCTGACCGGCCTGCCGAACCGGGCAGCCTTTTCCAATCATATCAGCCAGCGCGCGGTCGAAGCGACCGCCGACAGCCCGATCGCGCTGCTCTATATTGACGTCGATCATTTCAAGCTTATCAACGACAGCAAGGGACATGCCGCCGGCGACGCGCTGCTTTGCCAAGTGTCGGAGCGGCTGCTGCGGCTGGCTGAGAAGTGCGATCTCGTCGCCCGTCTCGGCGGCGATGAATTCGCCATCGTTCTGGAGCTCGGCGAACCGGAGCGGGCCGGGCGTTTCGCGGAGCGGCTGTTGCAGACGCTTGCCGGCGCCTTCGATCTCGATGGCGCCCGGGAGCATGTCACCTGCAGCGTCGGCATCGCCCTGGCGCCCGCTCATGCCGGCGATGCAGACGTCCTGATGCGGCACGCGGATCTGGCGCTCTATGCCGCTAAGGAGAGCGGGCGCTCGACCTATCGTTTCTACGAGACTGAGATGCGGCTTGCCGCCGAGGGCCGGCATGTGATGACCGCCGAGCTGTGGGAGGCGCTGGAGAAGCGCCAGTTCCAGCTGCACTACCAGCCGATCGTGCAACTCGACAATGACGATATCGCCGGCTTCGAGGCGCTGATCCGCTGGCGCCACCCCAAGCGCGGGTTGGTTGCGCCGATGGAATTCATTCCGCTCGCCGAGGAGACCGGCCTCATCGTGCCGATCGGCGACTGGGTGATCCGGGAAGCCTGCCGCGCGGCAGCCGGCTGGCCCGCCCATTTGAGGATCGCCGTCAATCTCTCCGTCAGCCAGTTTCGGCATGCCAGCCTGCTTTCGACAGTGGTCGCGGCGCTCAACGAAACGGGCCTCGATGCCGACCGGCTTGAAATCGAAATCACCGAGTCCGTGTTCCTGGCCGATGCCGATCAAAGTCTGCCGCTGCTGCGTGCACTGAAAGAGCTTGGCGTCCGCATCGCCATCGACGATTTCGGCACCGGTTATTCGTCGCTGAGCTATCTCAGGTCGTTTCCCTTCGACAAGATCAAGCTCGACCGCAGCTTCGTTTCGGGTATCGAGACGGATGCCGGCAATCTCGCCATCGTCCGCGCCGTCGTCGGTATCGGTTCCGGCTTCAACGCCACTACGCTGGCCGAAGGGATCGAGACGGAAGAGCAGTTGCAGAAACTGCGCGCCGAAGGTTTCAGTGAGGTGCAAGGTTATCTGCTTGGCCGGCCGATGCCGCAGCACGAGGCGGAGGTGCTGATCCACGGCCGCGCGCTGAAGGCCGTTTCGTCACGTTCGTAA
- a CDS encoding ArsR/SmtB family transcription factor: MLNYSDIDDILKALVEPTRRQIVERLSRGPASVSELAHPFDMSLAAIVQHLQVLEESGLIRSEKIGRVRTCRIEPSGLDRIAGWVAERRSLMERRFDRLGEMLSPPAVNNQQEEKE, translated from the coding sequence ATGCTTAACTATTCGGACATTGACGATATTCTGAAAGCCCTCGTCGAGCCGACGCGGCGGCAGATCGTCGAGCGGCTGAGCCGCGGCCCGGCCAGCGTCAGCGAGCTGGCGCACCCCTTCGACATGTCGCTTGCGGCGATCGTCCAGCATTTACAGGTGCTGGAGGAAAGCGGCCTCATCCGCAGCGAGAAGATCGGGCGGGTTCGCACCTGCCGCATCGAGCCATCCGGCCTCGATAGGATCGCCGGCTGGGTGGCCGAGCGCAGAAGCCTGATGGAGCGGCGGTTCGATCGCCTGGGCGAGATGCTTTCACCGCCGGCCGTAAATAACCAACAAGAGGAGAAAGAGTGA
- a CDS encoding SRPBCC family protein, with the protein MTEQSAQSTAAQPAVSHATFAVERAYPVPPERVFFAFADLDSKRRWFAEGEGWEVLEFTSDFSVGGAEFSRFRFGDGPEITNDTQYQNIVPNERIVICYRMAVGGVPISVSLATIEFSPSGKGTVMTYTEQGVYFDDASAGANREIGCRELMEALARELDVAT; encoded by the coding sequence ATGACCGAGCAGTCCGCGCAGTCGACGGCCGCCCAGCCAGCCGTTTCCCACGCCACCTTCGCCGTCGAGCGTGCCTATCCCGTTCCGCCTGAGCGCGTCTTCTTCGCCTTTGCTGATCTTGACAGCAAGCGGCGCTGGTTCGCCGAAGGCGAAGGCTGGGAGGTGCTGGAATTTACCTCGGATTTCAGCGTCGGCGGCGCCGAATTTTCGCGCTTCCGCTTCGGTGATGGGCCGGAGATCACCAACGACACGCAATACCAGAATATCGTGCCGAACGAGCGCATCGTCATCTGCTACCGGATGGCAGTGGGCGGCGTGCCGATCTCGGTCTCGCTGGCGACCATCGAATTCAGTCCCTCCGGCAAGGGCACAGTCATGACCTATACGGAGCAAGGCGTCTATTTCGACGATGCCTCGGCGGGCGCCAACCGCGAGATCGGCTGCCGCGAGTTGATGGAGGCCCTAGCAAGGGAGCTTGATGTGGCCACCTGA
- the mnmA gene encoding tRNA 2-thiouridine(34) synthase MnmA, producing the protein MNTLDFDKQPEETRVVVAMSGGVDSSVVAGLLKQQGYDVLGITLQLYDHGAAVHRAGSCCAGQDIDDARRVCETLGIPHYVLDYEKRFRETVINPFAESYVAGETPIPCVSCNQTVKFADLLATAKELGADALATGHYIRSRPNPSPENPGRRALYRPADADRDQSYFLFATTQEQIDYLRFPLGGLPKAETRRLAEEMGLVVAKKADSQDICFVPQGKYSDIITKLKPNAALAGEIVHLDGRVLGTHEGILHFTIGQRRGIGIATGEPLYVVFLDARSRRVIVGPKEALETHRVYLRDVNWLGDETLAQAASGKGFACYAKVRSTRAPAPAVLHINANGTYVDLTVGEAGIAPGQACALYSAPGDNARVFGGGFIERSEREPSAEASLKALLASPVAA; encoded by the coding sequence TTGAACACACTGGATTTTGACAAGCAGCCGGAAGAGACCCGTGTCGTCGTCGCCATGTCGGGCGGTGTCGATTCATCCGTCGTCGCCGGCCTTCTCAAACAGCAGGGTTACGACGTACTCGGCATCACGCTGCAGCTTTACGATCATGGCGCCGCCGTTCACCGCGCCGGTTCCTGCTGCGCCGGCCAGGATATCGACGATGCGCGCCGGGTCTGCGAAACGCTCGGCATTCCGCATTACGTGCTCGATTACGAAAAGCGCTTTCGCGAGACGGTGATCAATCCCTTCGCCGAAAGCTATGTCGCCGGCGAAACGCCGATCCCTTGCGTCTCCTGCAACCAGACCGTCAAGTTCGCCGATCTTCTGGCGACCGCCAAGGAGCTCGGCGCCGATGCGCTGGCGACCGGCCACTATATTCGCTCGCGGCCGAACCCGTCGCCGGAGAATCCCGGCCGACGCGCGCTTTACCGCCCGGCCGATGCCGACCGCGACCAGAGCTATTTCCTGTTCGCCACGACGCAGGAGCAAATCGACTATCTCCGCTTTCCCTTGGGCGGCCTGCCGAAGGCCGAGACCCGCAGGCTCGCTGAAGAGATGGGCCTCGTCGTCGCCAAGAAGGCCGACAGCCAGGACATCTGCTTCGTGCCGCAGGGCAAATATTCCGACATCATCACCAAGCTGAAGCCGAATGCGGCGCTTGCCGGCGAGATCGTCCATCTCGATGGCCGGGTGCTCGGAACCCATGAGGGCATCCTGCACTTCACCATCGGCCAGCGCCGCGGCATCGGCATCGCCACCGGCGAGCCGCTCTACGTCGTCTTCCTCGACGCCCGCTCGCGCCGCGTCATCGTCGGGCCGAAGGAGGCGTTGGAAACGCACCGCGTCTACCTGCGCGACGTCAATTGGCTGGGCGACGAGACGCTTGCGCAAGCCGCCTCCGGTAAAGGCTTCGCCTGCTACGCCAAGGTTCGCTCGACACGGGCGCCGGCACCCGCCGTGCTGCATATCAATGCGAACGGCACCTATGTCGACCTCACGGTCGGTGAGGCGGGTATCGCCCCCGGCCAGGCCTGCGCGCTTTATTCCGCACCCGGCGACAACGCCCGCGTTTTCGGCGGCGGTTTCATCGAGCGCTCGGAACGCGAACCTTCGGCGGAAGCTTCGCTGAAGGCCCTTTTGGCCAGCCCCGTCGCCGCCTGA
- a CDS encoding VCBS domain-containing protein — MANHKPVAVDVYLPVFDINDPISGDILENTSSTDVDGDRVRLNFVNGQRIPQPADPNGPATSTTIEGKYGTLTVYSDGGYTYALDHSNPVVSALGPGDQLVDQFNFKISDGKGATDFGLLNIAVDLPERGDVFVNFEDVGKYDFPTGYKGFDWGAWRDGDDATVQKEADGNHVLSGGVFWTPILSADGGTFQIEQFSVANGTSDYDNVLTIEGHLNGNIVFSTTVNVTADSMDAPQVIDLSAWGKIDYLVLDTEPVITETSGPDYYGARYDNFHFIV, encoded by the coding sequence ATGGCAAACCACAAGCCGGTCGCAGTTGACGTATACTTGCCTGTTTTCGATATCAACGATCCGATCAGTGGCGACATCCTCGAAAATACCAGTTCCACCGATGTCGATGGAGATCGGGTGCGCCTGAATTTCGTCAATGGACAACGAATTCCCCAACCCGCCGATCCGAACGGGCCCGCCACGAGCACGACGATCGAGGGGAAATACGGCACGCTGACTGTCTATTCCGACGGTGGTTACACGTATGCGCTCGATCATTCCAACCCGGTGGTATCAGCGCTCGGCCCAGGGGATCAACTCGTCGACCAGTTCAATTTCAAGATTTCCGACGGCAAAGGCGCCACGGACTTCGGCTTGCTCAATATCGCTGTCGACTTGCCGGAACGCGGCGACGTATTCGTCAATTTTGAGGATGTCGGCAAATACGACTTCCCGACCGGCTATAAAGGCTTCGATTGGGGCGCCTGGCGAGATGGTGACGACGCCACAGTTCAGAAAGAAGCCGACGGCAACCATGTTCTGTCGGGCGGCGTATTCTGGACACCCATTCTGTCCGCCGATGGCGGAACCTTCCAGATCGAACAATTCAGCGTCGCAAACGGCACGTCGGACTATGACAACGTTCTGACGATCGAAGGTCATCTCAATGGCAATATCGTGTTCTCGACCACGGTTAACGTGACCGCCGACAGCATGGACGCACCGCAAGTGATCGATCTCAGCGCCTGGGGCAAAATCGACTATCTCGTGCTCGACACCGAGCCCGTCATTACAGAAACGAGCGGTCCGGATTATTATGGTGCGCGATACGACAATTTTCATTTCATCGTTTGA
- the pobA gene encoding 4-hydroxybenzoate 3-monooxygenase, translating to MRTKVAIIGSGPSGLLLGQLLTEAGIDNVILDRVNKDYILGRVRAGVLEEGTVGLLDQAKAGARLHAEGLPHDGFSLAFDGRDHRIDLHELTGGRRVTVYGQTEVTRDLMERREASGAPSIYDAADVAPHDFDGRSPFLTYTKDGTTRRIDCDFIAGCDGFHGVSRKAVPEGAIRSFEKVYPFGWLGLLADVAPVSHELIYANHPRGFALCSMRSATRSRYYIQCALDEKAEDWSDDRFWDELRRRLPAHHAEALTTAPSFEKSIAPLRSFVAEPMRFGRLFLVGDAAHIVPPTGAKGLNLAASDVHYLFSGLIEHYREGSDHGIDAYSQRALARVWKAVRFSWWMTTMMHRFPEASDFDQKIQEAELDYLTHSRAASTVLAENYVGLPF from the coding sequence TTGCGAACCAAGGTCGCCATCATCGGTTCCGGGCCATCCGGCCTACTGCTCGGTCAGCTTCTGACCGAGGCCGGCATCGACAATGTCATTCTCGATCGCGTCAACAAGGATTACATCCTCGGCCGGGTTCGCGCCGGTGTCCTGGAGGAAGGCACCGTCGGGCTGCTGGATCAAGCCAAAGCAGGAGCGAGGCTGCATGCCGAAGGCCTGCCGCATGACGGTTTCTCACTCGCCTTCGACGGACGCGACCATCGCATCGACCTGCACGAACTGACCGGCGGCCGGCGCGTCACGGTCTACGGGCAGACCGAGGTGACGCGCGACCTGATGGAGCGGCGCGAAGCAAGCGGCGCCCCGTCGATCTACGATGCCGCCGATGTCGCGCCGCATGATTTCGACGGTCGCTCTCCCTTCCTCACATACACAAAGGACGGCACTACGCGGCGCATCGATTGCGACTTCATCGCCGGCTGCGATGGGTTTCACGGCGTCAGCCGCAAGGCCGTCCCCGAAGGGGCGATCCGAAGTTTCGAAAAGGTCTATCCCTTCGGCTGGTTGGGCCTGCTTGCCGACGTGGCGCCTGTCAGCCATGAGCTGATCTACGCCAACCATCCAAGGGGCTTTGCGCTCTGTTCGATGCGCTCGGCCACGCGCAGCCGTTATTACATCCAATGCGCGCTCGACGAGAAGGCGGAAGACTGGAGCGACGACCGCTTCTGGGACGAGTTGAGACGGCGCCTGCCGGCGCATCACGCCGAAGCGTTGACGACTGCGCCGTCCTTCGAGAAATCCATCGCTCCATTGCGCTCCTTCGTCGCCGAACCGATGCGTTTCGGCCGGCTTTTCCTGGTCGGCGACGCCGCCCATATCGTGCCGCCGACCGGCGCCAAGGGGTTAAACCTTGCAGCCAGCGACGTCCATTATCTTTTCTCCGGGCTGATCGAGCATTACCGCGAAGGCTCGGATCACGGCATCGACGCCTACTCGCAGAGGGCACTTGCCCGTGTGTGGAAAGCCGTGCGGTTTTCCTGGTGGATGACGACGATGATGCATCGTTTTCCCGAGGCCAGCGATTTCGATCAGAAGATCCAGGAGGCGGAGCTCGATTATCTCACCCATTCCCGCGCCGCCTCGACGGTGCTCGCGGAGAACTATGTGGGATTGCCATTCTGA
- a CDS encoding helix-turn-helix domain-containing protein, protein MSRHVPTYELYGENTGREPDFWLHCETIRSRSSLHQWEIRPHRHESFFQILYIQAGSGDAIFGEERHAIRPPAIITVPPGVNHGFRFSHDIDGFVITLLRSHLSHPPGERSQLGEWLAMPHLTALDPDNAEAVYVMQTLRRLGDEFENRRSGRNETLGAYVALVLRLTARISQKGNSDELASNENERRMEMLSELVQQHFRSHKPASFYARELGVSPTHLTRIVRSMTGSTPHELIAGKLVEEAKRQLVFTMGSVQEIGFRLGFADPAYFSRFFLKYMGETPRVWRVKEKARLEQA, encoded by the coding sequence ATGAGCAGACATGTCCCTACCTACGAGCTCTACGGTGAGAATACTGGGCGAGAGCCAGATTTTTGGTTGCATTGCGAAACAATTCGCTCCCGCAGCAGCTTGCATCAATGGGAAATACGCCCGCACCGTCACGAGAGTTTCTTTCAGATATTGTACATCCAAGCGGGTTCGGGCGATGCGATCTTCGGCGAGGAGAGGCATGCCATCCGGCCGCCGGCAATCATCACCGTGCCGCCCGGGGTCAATCACGGCTTTCGGTTTTCGCACGATATCGACGGTTTCGTCATCACCCTATTGAGATCCCATCTCAGTCATCCGCCCGGCGAGCGGAGCCAGCTCGGCGAATGGCTGGCAATGCCGCATCTGACGGCGCTCGATCCCGATAATGCCGAGGCTGTCTATGTCATGCAGACGTTGCGCCGGCTGGGCGACGAATTCGAAAACCGCCGCAGCGGCCGCAACGAGACGCTAGGCGCCTACGTGGCTCTGGTGCTGCGGCTGACGGCGAGGATTTCACAGAAGGGAAACAGTGACGAACTTGCGTCGAATGAGAACGAGCGGCGGATGGAAATGTTGAGCGAGTTGGTCCAGCAGCATTTCCGATCGCACAAACCCGCTTCCTTCTACGCTAGGGAGCTTGGGGTTTCGCCAACGCATCTAACCCGTATCGTCCGGTCGATGACCGGCAGCACGCCGCACGAGCTGATCGCCGGCAAACTTGTCGAAGAGGCGAAGCGTCAGCTTGTCTTTACGATGGGCAGCGTTCAGGAAATCGGATTTCGGCTCGGCTTTGCCGATCCCGCCTATTTCTCGCGTTTCTTCCTCAAATACATGGGAGAAACGCCGCGGGTCTGGCGCGTGAAGGAAAAGGCTCGGCTGGAACAGGCGTAG
- a CDS encoding acetate/propionate family kinase: MSSTDLLLTFNAGSSTVKIGIFAMDGAKARRLGKGVIDFRAEPLSLGLSRGSQTFDMPLKAEVTEDLHDVIDETFKLLADHFEMTATRAAGHRVVHGGDRFTRAIALDDAAIHAVDALTPLAPLHQPQALRFIRALRHLKPHLAQMASFDTAFHATQDDLVRRFAIPRALHEEGVKRYGFHGLSYKFVAGELVRKAPRAAKVVVAHLGSGASLCALDQGVSRDCSMGFSTLDGIPMATRPGWLDPGVILHLAGERRQSFEEIEDLLYHRAGLLGVSGISADTRDLLKDPRLEARQAIDLFTLRIAGEIGRMAATLGGLDAVVFTAGIGEHQPEIRAGVARRLSWLGLAIDENANAANAFTISARESRIAAHVIATDEEQVIADEALSILGGG; encoded by the coding sequence ATGTCATCGACCGACCTGCTCCTGACCTTCAACGCCGGCTCCTCGACCGTCAAGATCGGTATCTTTGCCATGGATGGCGCCAAAGCACGGCGCCTCGGCAAGGGTGTGATCGATTTCCGCGCCGAACCGCTCTCGCTCGGCCTGAGCCGGGGGTCGCAGACATTCGACATGCCGTTGAAGGCCGAGGTGACGGAAGACCTGCACGACGTCATCGATGAGACCTTCAAGCTCCTCGCCGATCATTTCGAAATGACCGCCACGCGCGCCGCCGGCCACCGTGTTGTCCATGGCGGTGACCGTTTCACCAGGGCGATCGCCCTCGACGATGCCGCAATCCATGCCGTCGATGCGCTGACGCCGCTTGCGCCCCTGCATCAGCCGCAGGCGCTGCGTTTCATCCGCGCGCTGCGGCATTTGAAACCGCATCTCGCCCAGATGGCCTCCTTCGACACCGCCTTCCATGCGACGCAGGACGATCTCGTTCGCCGCTTCGCCATTCCCCGTGCACTGCATGAGGAGGGCGTCAAGCGTTACGGTTTCCATGGGCTTTCCTATAAATTCGTCGCCGGCGAGCTTGTCCGCAAGGCGCCACGCGCGGCAAAGGTGGTGGTTGCTCATCTCGGCAGCGGCGCCAGCCTCTGTGCGCTGGATCAAGGCGTCAGCCGCGATTGCAGCATGGGCTTTTCGACGCTCGACGGCATTCCGATGGCGACACGCCCAGGCTGGCTCGATCCCGGCGTCATTCTGCATCTGGCAGGGGAAAGGCGCCAATCCTTCGAGGAAATCGAAGACCTGCTCTATCACCGCGCCGGTCTGCTCGGCGTCTCCGGCATCAGCGCCGATACCCGCGACCTTCTAAAAGACCCACGGCTGGAGGCGCGCCAGGCGATCGACCTCTTCACGCTGCGCATCGCCGGCGAAATCGGCCGCATGGCGGCAACGCTTGGCGGCCTCGACGCAGTCGTCTTCACCGCCGGCATCGGCGAGCATCAGCCGGAGATCCGCGCCGGCGTGGCGAGGCGGCTCTCCTGGCTCGGTCTTGCGATCGACGAAAACGCCAATGCCGCCAACGCGTTCACGATCAGCGCGAGGGAAAGCCGCATCGCCGCCCATGTCATCGCCACCGATGAGGAGCAGGTCATCGCCGATGAGGCGCTGTCCATTCTTGGCGGCGGCTGA